One Aliiroseovarius sediminilitoris DNA window includes the following coding sequences:
- the melA gene encoding alpha-glucosidase/alpha-galactosidase: protein MTKLTFIGAGSTIFMKNIVGDMLHFEALKNATIALMDIDATRLAESELVAKKMVATMGTDATVETYTDQRRALEGADFVVTAFQIGGYDPCTITDFDLPKQYGLRQTIADTLGIGGIMRGLRTVPHLWSVCADMEAVCPDALLMQYVNPMAINTWAIAERFPRIKQVGLCHSVQNTVQELAHDLDMTEGDIRFKVAGVNHVAFFLRLEDAAGSNLYPALRNGYRSGTLPKPPLLMPRCGNKVRYEVMEHLGYFCTESSEHLAEYVPWFIKDGRDDLISEFGIPLDEYPKRCVEQQAEWKEQAVALKTAAGIDVPKSHEFAAEMMNAIVTGQPYTAYGNLPNTGQIPQLPMGAAVETPCLVDMNGVQPGVVTDIPPQLVALMRSQINVQELTVRALLDENPEHLHHAAMMDPHTAAELDLRQIRSLVNDLLAAHGDWIPEWARKRKAA, encoded by the coding sequence ATGACCAAACTCACCTTCATAGGTGCGGGTTCGACAATCTTCATGAAGAACATTGTCGGCGACATGCTGCATTTCGAGGCGTTGAAAAACGCCACGATTGCTTTGATGGATATTGACGCCACGCGTTTGGCGGAAAGCGAACTGGTGGCGAAAAAGATGGTCGCCACGATGGGCACCGACGCCACGGTCGAAACCTATACCGATCAGCGCCGCGCATTGGAGGGCGCCGATTTCGTCGTCACCGCGTTCCAGATCGGCGGCTACGATCCCTGCACGATCACCGATTTCGACCTGCCCAAGCAATACGGGCTGCGCCAGACCATCGCCGACACGCTGGGCATCGGCGGCATCATGCGCGGTTTGCGCACCGTGCCGCATCTTTGGTCTGTCTGCGCGGATATGGAAGCGGTCTGCCCGGATGCACTTCTGATGCAATATGTGAACCCGATGGCGATCAACACCTGGGCCATTGCCGAACGGTTCCCGCGTATCAAACAGGTGGGTCTGTGCCATTCCGTGCAGAACACGGTTCAGGAATTGGCCCATGATCTGGACATGACCGAGGGCGACATCCGCTTCAAGGTCGCAGGCGTCAACCACGTGGCGTTCTTCCTGCGGCTTGAGGATGCTGCCGGCAGCAACCTCTATCCCGCCCTGCGCAATGGCTATCGGTCCGGCACCCTGCCCAAACCCCCGCTTCTGATGCCACGCTGTGGCAACAAGGTGCGCTATGAGGTGATGGAGCATCTGGGCTATTTCTGCACCGAAAGCTCTGAACATCTGGCCGAATACGTGCCATGGTTCATCAAGGACGGGCGCGATGATCTGATTTCAGAATTTGGCATCCCGCTGGATGAATATCCCAAACGCTGTGTCGAACAGCAGGCAGAGTGGAAAGAGCAGGCTGTCGCCCTGAAAACCGCGGCGGGGATCGACGTGCCGAAAAGCCACGAGTTTGCCGCCGAGATGATGAATGCCATCGTCACCGGCCAGCCCTATACGGCCTATGGCAACCTGCCCAACACCGGGCAGATCCCGCAACTTCCGATGGGGGCGGCTGTCGAAACCCCCTGTCTTGTTGACATGAACGGGGTGCAGCCCGGCGTCGTGACCGACATCCCGCCGCAGCTGGTCGCGCTGATGCGCAGCCAGATCAATGTGCAGGAATTGACGGTGCGCGCGCTGCTGGACGAAAACCCCGAACATCTGCACCATGCCGCCATGATGGACCCCCACACCGCCGCCGAACTGGACCTGCGCCAGATCCGGTCACTGGTCAATGATCTGCTGGCCGCACATGGCGACTGGATCCCCGAATGGGCGCGCAAAAGGAAAGCCGCATGA
- a CDS encoding carbohydrate ABC transporter permease has translation MFPTPIDKRSRGVQITYQTLVPLALIMWLLPLIAVAMFSIRPLADFSNGNYWGMPSSFEFFTNYGKVFLESDMPRYMWNSILITVPTVIGAVALSCMTGFALGIYRFRGNLLIFFMFIAGNFVPFQILMVPVRDLTVSAGLYDTKLGLVLFHIAFQTGFCTLFMRNFIRALPYELIEAARVEGVAEWRIFWYVVLPLMKPAIAALAVLIFTFIWNDYFWAIVLTQGPDAQPVTAGITSFNSQFVAQYHLMSAGSIVAALPPVAMFFLMQRHFIAGLTLGAVK, from the coding sequence ATGTTTCCAACCCCCATAGATAAACGGTCGCGCGGCGTGCAGATCACCTATCAGACACTGGTGCCGCTGGCCCTGATCATGTGGCTTCTGCCGCTGATCGCGGTGGCCATGTTCTCGATCCGGCCGCTTGCGGATTTTTCCAACGGAAACTACTGGGGCATGCCTTCGTCCTTCGAGTTTTTCACCAATTACGGCAAGGTCTTTCTGGAATCGGACATGCCGCGTTACATGTGGAACTCGATCCTGATCACGGTGCCGACCGTGATCGGCGCGGTGGCCCTGTCCTGCATGACCGGCTTTGCGCTTGGCATCTATCGTTTCCGGGGTAATCTGCTGATCTTCTTCATGTTCATCGCAGGCAACTTCGTGCCATTCCAGATCCTGATGGTGCCGGTGCGCGACCTGACGGTGTCCGCCGGGCTATACGACACCAAACTGGGCCTGGTGCTGTTTCACATCGCGTTCCAGACCGGGTTCTGCACGTTGTTCATGCGCAACTTCATTCGCGCCCTGCCCTATGAGTTGATCGAGGCCGCCCGCGTCGAAGGCGTCGCCGAATGGCGCATCTTCTGGTATGTCGTTCTGCCCCTGATGAAGCCCGCCATCGCCGCGCTGGCCGTGTTGATCTTTACCTTCATTTGGAACGACTATTTCTGGGCCATCGTGCTGACACAGGGGCCAGATGCACAACCCGTGACGGCGGGCATCACATCCTTCAACTCGCAATTCGTGGCGCAGTACCACTTGATGAGCGCGGGCAGCATCGTGGCCGCCCTTCCCCCCGTGGCGATGTTCTTCCTGATGCAACGCCACTTTATCGCAGGTCTAACACTCGGAGCCGTTAAATGA
- a CDS encoding carbohydrate ABC transporter permease: protein MSTAHDMSWVRRNRMTLTPLLFLLPGVLFFLIYVISPILQSFNISLYQWDGLGEATYIGLGNYQELMTDRAFETSLWNNVKWLALYLLAIPAGLFIALFLNQTIRGMRLYKSLFFFPFVLSQVVVGLVFSWFYLPREGLLNALLSFVGLDTINVLGDPTLATYGIIAAGLWPQTAYCMILYLTGLNAVDPEQIEAGRLDGAKGWRMLWHIILPQLKPATFIAFVVTIIGALRSFDLISVMTNGGPFGSTRVLSFYMFEKALSEYGFRMGYGSAIAVVLFLIMLVFIGYFLWSMYRDEKAARR, encoded by the coding sequence ATGTCCACCGCACATGATATGAGCTGGGTCAGGCGCAACCGCATGACGTTGACACCCTTGCTGTTCCTTTTGCCCGGCGTGTTGTTCTTTCTGATCTATGTCATCAGCCCGATCCTTCAAAGCTTCAACATCTCGCTTTACCAATGGGACGGGCTGGGAGAAGCAACCTATATCGGGCTGGGCAACTATCAGGAATTGATGACCGACCGCGCGTTCGAAACATCGCTGTGGAATAACGTGAAATGGCTGGCACTCTACCTTCTGGCAATCCCGGCAGGTCTGTTTATCGCATTGTTCCTGAACCAGACTATTCGCGGTATGCGGCTTTATAAGTCCCTGTTCTTCTTCCCCTTTGTGCTGAGCCAGGTCGTTGTCGGTCTCGTTTTCTCATGGTTTTACCTTCCGCGGGAAGGGTTGTTGAATGCGCTGCTCAGCTTCGTGGGGCTGGACACGATCAACGTGCTCGGCGACCCGACGCTGGCGACCTATGGCATCATCGCCGCCGGTCTTTGGCCGCAAACGGCCTATTGCATGATCCTGTATCTGACCGGGCTGAATGCCGTGGACCCCGAACAGATCGAGGCCGGGCGGCTGGACGGCGCGAAGGGCTGGCGCATGTTGTGGCATATAATCCTGCCGCAGCTGAAACCGGCCACCTTCATCGCGTTCGTCGTCACCATCATCGGCGCCTTGCGGTCCTTCGACCTGATCTCGGTCATGACCAATGGCGGGCCCTTCGGGTCAACCCGCGTCCTCAGCTTCTACATGTTTGAAAAAGCCTTGTCGGAATACGGTTTCCGCATGGGGTATGGCTCGGCCATCGCCGTTGTGCTGTTCCTGATCATGCTCGTCTTCATCGGCTACTTCCTGTGGTCGATGTATCGCGACGAGAAAGCGGCACGGAGGTAA
- a CDS encoding ABC transporter substrate-binding protein produces MLKSLKLSAASFAVTVGLATTAMAQDLSGTLRIISDMSNPAPRAIMEGLAADFDALHPDLTVELEVVDREAWKSQIRNALTANPPDVINWYAANRMAPYVNAGLFEDISDMYENGDLPGLDSVKGAMTLDGKQWGVPYTYYQWGIYYREDIFNELGLSEPTTFDEEIANCQKILDSGRKCYSIGSKFLWTAGGWFDYLNMRTNGFDFHMKLATGEASWTSDEVRATFANWRKLIDMGAYIEDHQTYSWQEALPFVVKGEATAYLIGNFAVPHLREAGLTDDQIDFYQFPKIADVPMGEDAPTDTFHIASNATNKEAARAFLQYVTSADVQTKINAADGLGQLPVNANASVGDDEFLQQGFEMLSKNATGGIAQFFDRDFPAEMASVGMEGLQEFMVFPDNLEDILNRLEAARKRIYK; encoded by the coding sequence ATGCTGAAATCTCTGAAATTGTCCGCAGCAAGTTTTGCGGTGACAGTCGGCCTGGCTACGACAGCCATGGCTCAAGACCTGTCTGGCACGCTGCGCATTATATCTGACATGTCGAATCCCGCACCGCGGGCGATCATGGAAGGGCTGGCCGCTGACTTCGATGCACTGCATCCTGACCTGACCGTCGAATTGGAAGTCGTGGACCGCGAGGCGTGGAAAAGCCAGATTCGCAACGCTCTGACCGCAAATCCACCTGACGTGATCAACTGGTATGCGGCAAACCGCATGGCCCCCTATGTAAACGCCGGGTTGTTCGAAGACATCTCGGACATGTATGAAAATGGCGACCTGCCGGGTCTGGACAGCGTCAAAGGCGCGATGACGCTGGATGGCAAGCAGTGGGGCGTGCCCTATACCTACTATCAATGGGGCATCTATTACCGCGAAGACATCTTCAACGAGCTGGGTCTGAGCGAGCCGACAACCTTCGACGAAGAAATCGCGAACTGCCAGAAAATCCTTGATTCGGGTCGCAAGTGTTACTCGATCGGATCGAAGTTCCTGTGGACCGCCGGCGGCTGGTTTGACTATCTGAACATGCGCACCAACGGTTTCGACTTCCATATGAAGCTGGCCACCGGTGAAGCAAGCTGGACGTCGGACGAAGTGCGCGCAACCTTTGCCAACTGGCGCAAGCTGATCGACATGGGCGCCTATATCGAAGACCACCAGACCTATAGTTGGCAAGAGGCCCTTCCCTTCGTGGTCAAAGGAGAAGCAACAGCTTACCTGATCGGTAACTTTGCCGTGCCGCACCTGCGCGAAGCGGGTCTGACAGACGATCAGATCGACTTCTATCAGTTCCCGAAGATCGCCGATGTGCCGATGGGCGAGGACGCGCCGACCGACACGTTCCACATCGCTTCGAACGCCACGAATAAGGAAGCGGCCCGCGCGTTCCTGCAATATGTGACCTCGGCTGATGTTCAGACCAAGATCAACGCCGCTGATGGCCTTGGCCAACTGCCAGTCAATGCAAACGCATCGGTCGGCGATGACGAGTTCCTTCAACAGGGTTTTGAAATGCTGTCGAAGAACGCAACCGGTGGTATCGCGCAGTTCTTTGACCGTGACTTCCCCGCCGAAATGGCATCGGTTGGCATGGAAGGTCTTCAGGAGTTCATGGTGTTCCCCGACAATCTTGAGGACATCCTGAATCGCTTGGAAGCTGCACGCAAACGTATCTACAAGTAA
- a CDS encoding IclR family transcriptional regulator: MGAMDKSTQAADGTVGKALQVLDMVAEKARPVRFNDVLAESPFPKATLYRLLQTLTSQGMLSYDEERQTYAPGIRLVRLAHAAWSQSSLAPVARPFLDDLSAEIGQTIHLAQLDGGQVLYVDKRNAATPIDMFSQAGKIGPGYCTGVGKAMIAFLKPEAREDAIKRQSFFRHTDNTLTTAEALRTELDTIREDGVAFDREEHEVGINCIAAPILSSNGRVIGALSITTSRQDYNMDDLTQLRPQLLSTAAKIAEAAEAWQFPG, encoded by the coding sequence ATGGGTGCAATGGACAAGTCCACGCAAGCTGCGGACGGAACTGTCGGCAAGGCGCTTCAGGTGCTTGATATGGTCGCCGAAAAGGCGCGCCCTGTGCGGTTCAATGACGTTCTCGCCGAAAGCCCGTTTCCGAAGGCCACGCTATATCGCCTGCTGCAAACGCTGACCAGCCAGGGGATGTTGTCTTATGATGAAGAACGACAGACCTATGCGCCCGGGATTCGGCTGGTTCGTCTGGCGCACGCGGCCTGGAGCCAAAGTTCGCTTGCCCCTGTCGCCCGCCCGTTTCTGGATGATCTGTCGGCCGAGATCGGTCAGACCATTCACTTGGCCCAACTTGATGGCGGCCAGGTGCTCTATGTTGACAAGCGCAACGCGGCGACGCCTATTGATATGTTTTCACAGGCCGGGAAGATCGGGCCGGGATATTGCACCGGGGTTGGCAAGGCCATGATCGCCTTTCTGAAACCCGAGGCGCGCGAAGATGCGATAAAGCGACAATCATTCTTTCGGCATACCGACAACACGCTGACCACCGCCGAGGCATTGCGGACCGAACTGGATACGATCCGTGAAGACGGGGTGGCCTTTGACCGCGAAGAACACGAGGTGGGCATCAACTGTATCGCGGCCCCTATTCTGTCCAGCAACGGACGGGTCATTGGGGCGCTGTCCATCACCACGTCCAGACAAGATTACAACATGGACGACCTCACGCAGTTGCGCCCGCAGCTTCTGAGCACCGCCGCAAAAATCGCCGAGGCTGCCGAAGCATGGCAGTTTCCGGGCTAA
- a CDS encoding ABC transporter ATP-binding protein, protein MSGVTLSNAVKKYGDVQVIHDIDLQIDNGEFCVFVGPSGCGKSTLLRMIAGLEETTSGQIRIGERDVTRVDASERGVAMVFQTYALYPHMSVSENMGFGLRMNGHPKQVIAEKVAEASRILQLDDYLDRKPKALSGGQRQRVAIGRAIVRGPEVFLFDEPLSNLDAELRVDMRVEIARLHKEIGATMIYVTHDQVEAMTLADKIVVLRAGVIEQVGSPMDLYKDPDNKFVAGFIGSPAMNFLNGTVRGGKVVLSSLNNREVTTEVMLPAEGSRVIVGVRPQHLSISAGNGGAVLDLRERLGGVSYDYLIAKTGEKIIVENRTEDTLPESSEVIVGFGDGDAMFFDATTEKRLR, encoded by the coding sequence ATGTCAGGTGTGACGCTCTCTAACGCCGTCAAGAAATACGGGGATGTTCAGGTCATCCACGATATCGACCTGCAAATCGACAATGGCGAGTTCTGTGTGTTCGTTGGGCCTTCTGGATGCGGCAAGTCCACGCTGCTCAGGATGATTGCAGGGCTTGAAGAAACCACATCTGGCCAGATCAGGATTGGGGAACGGGATGTGACGCGGGTCGATGCGTCGGAACGTGGGGTGGCGATGGTGTTCCAGACCTATGCTCTCTATCCGCATATGAGTGTTTCGGAGAACATGGGGTTCGGCTTACGGATGAACGGTCATCCGAAACAGGTGATTGCAGAAAAAGTCGCGGAAGCCAGCCGCATCCTGCAACTGGACGACTATCTGGACCGCAAGCCCAAGGCCCTGTCTGGCGGTCAACGCCAGCGGGTCGCCATCGGGCGCGCCATCGTGCGCGGACCCGAGGTGTTCTTGTTTGACGAACCGCTGTCCAACCTCGATGCCGAGCTGCGGGTCGACATGCGGGTCGAAATCGCCCGGCTTCACAAGGAAATCGGCGCGACGATGATTTATGTCACCCACGACCAGGTGGAAGCGATGACGCTGGCCGACAAGATTGTCGTTTTGCGCGCCGGTGTGATCGAACAGGTCGGCAGTCCCATGGACCTGTACAAAGACCCCGACAACAAGTTCGTAGCGGGCTTCATCGGGTCGCCTGCCATGAATTTCCTGAATGGCACGGTGCGCGGTGGGAAGGTTGTTCTGTCTTCACTGAACAACCGCGAAGTGACCACGGAAGTGATGCTGCCTGCCGAAGGCTCACGCGTCATCGTGGGCGTCCGCCCGCAGCATCTGAGCATCAGCGCAGGCAATGGCGGTGCTGTGTTGGACCTGCGCGAACGGTTGGGCGGGGTGTCATATGATTACCTGATCGCCAAGACCGGCGAGAAGATCATTGTGGAAAACCGGACCGAAGACACGCTGCCAGAATCCAGCGAGGTGATTGTCGGGTTCGGTGACGGGGATGCCATGTTCTTTGACGCGACCACTGAAAAACGTCTGCGCTAA
- a CDS encoding AMP-binding protein: MTGTLFRKDISSTVLVPGEGQSAIGTETARAVAMVVGLLRRGESLMMTQTGAVTTAQGDGQWLMVQSAGSTGAPKTIRRSPASWVASFDVTRRQFGIGPNAPYAVLGAITHSLTLYAVLEALHIGCDLSVLTGLKPRSQARALKQAGAQVLYATPTQLRLLTAATTEPVPGVRWIFCGGGTLDPQTRAQVSQMFPTATLHEFFGASETSFMTISDAETPSGSVGRAYPGVDLQVRDAQDRDTRDIGEIWVKSPYLFDGYVDGDSPDTRWKNGYLSIGEMGRLDDAGNLTILGRKSRMVTVSDQNVFPEAIEAQMRAVPGVGHCAAIAVRDARRGHVIIGVLEGQQDDALAARVRTHCRATLGAQKTPRRILFVDRMPLLTAGKPDLIALGHQLEQLA, translated from the coding sequence GTGACCGGCACTCTTTTTCGGAAAGATATCTCAAGCACCGTGTTGGTGCCTGGCGAGGGGCAGTCTGCTATCGGCACTGAAACAGCGCGGGCGGTGGCAATGGTGGTGGGTCTGCTGCGCCGTGGCGAAAGCCTGATGATGACGCAAACCGGTGCGGTCACCACGGCCCAAGGCGACGGCCAATGGTTGATGGTGCAAAGTGCAGGGTCCACAGGTGCGCCAAAGACCATTCGGCGCAGCCCCGCCTCGTGGGTCGCCAGCTTTGACGTAACGCGTCGCCAGTTCGGTATCGGCCCGAACGCGCCCTATGCGGTGCTGGGCGCGATCACCCATTCCCTGACCCTTTATGCCGTGCTGGAGGCGTTGCATATCGGCTGCGACCTCTCTGTGCTGACCGGTCTAAAGCCCCGCTCGCAGGCGCGTGCGCTTAAACAGGCCGGGGCGCAGGTGCTCTATGCCACGCCGACCCAGTTGCGCCTGTTGACCGCTGCAACGACCGAGCCCGTTCCCGGAGTGCGCTGGATCTTTTGCGGGGGCGGCACGCTCGACCCGCAGACGCGGGCGCAGGTCAGTCAGATGTTTCCCACTGCCACCCTGCACGAGTTTTTTGGCGCGTCCGAGACGAGTTTCATGACGATCAGCGATGCGGAAACGCCGTCGGGGTCGGTCGGGCGCGCTTATCCCGGTGTTGATCTGCAGGTTCGCGATGCACAGGACCGCGACACGCGCGACATTGGCGAGATTTGGGTGAAAAGCCCGTATCTGTTTGACGGCTATGTTGATGGTGACAGCCCGGACACGAGGTGGAAAAACGGGTATTTGTCGATCGGTGAAATGGGTCGGTTGGACGATGCGGGAAACCTGACCATTCTGGGGCGAAAAAGCCGGATGGTGACGGTGTCGGACCAGAATGTCTTTCCCGAAGCGATTGAGGCACAGATGCGCGCGGTGCCCGGCGTCGGACATTGTGCAGCCATCGCGGTGCGTGATGCGCGGCGCGGCCATGTCATCATCGGCGTTCTTGAAGGTCAGCAAGATGACGCGCTGGCCGCGCGTGTTCGGACCCACTGCCGCGCCACACTGGGCGCGCAGAAGACGCCCCGGCGCATTCTGTTCGTCGATCGGATGCCCCTGCTGACCGCCGGAAAACCCGACCTGATCGCCCTGGGCCACCAATTGGAACAGCTTGCATGA
- a CDS encoding thiolase family protein: protein MSTACIIAARRSATVPQGGAFAAVDIHDLAAPVVQAVLADAGLGEDEVGELILSNALGAGGNPARRAGLAAGLPERVSGLTIDRQCCGGLDAILLARALVVSGQHDIVLAGGAENYSRRPLRSRTFADRRPPEPYDQAPFTPWPDRDPDMADAADALGRKLGVSRREQDDWAMDSHAKAMRWQDQSAAAEIIPLLGTTRDAFTRKLTPRLCARAPVVSGDITAANMAVAADGAAFCLVVSERVAKRLARPAVQILSGATVGGDPVLPGLAPVAAIAASLEEARLTAADLTRAEIMEAFAVQAIVCQQGAGLAREIVNTDGGALARGHPVGASGAILAVRLYHQLTTQGGAGLAAIAAAGGLGTAVVLRSV, encoded by the coding sequence ATGAGCACTGCCTGCATCATCGCCGCCCGACGCAGCGCAACCGTCCCGCAGGGCGGGGCGTTTGCCGCCGTTGACATCCATGATCTGGCCGCCCCGGTCGTTCAGGCAGTGCTTGCTGATGCCGGGCTTGGGGAAGACGAGGTTGGCGAGTTGATCCTGTCCAACGCGCTGGGTGCAGGTGGCAATCCGGCGCGACGCGCCGGGTTGGCCGCTGGGTTGCCAGAGCGGGTCTCGGGGCTGACAATAGATCGTCAATGTTGCGGCGGGCTGGATGCAATCCTGCTCGCGCGTGCACTGGTCGTGTCAGGGCAGCATGACATCGTGCTTGCGGGCGGGGCCGAAAACTATTCACGCCGCCCACTCAGGTCGCGGACTTTCGCGGATCGACGTCCACCCGAGCCCTATGATCAGGCGCCGTTCACCCCCTGGCCGGATCGTGACCCGGATATGGCTGACGCGGCGGACGCGTTGGGCCGAAAGCTGGGGGTGTCACGGCGCGAACAGGATGATTGGGCGATGGACAGCCACGCGAAGGCGATGCGCTGGCAGGATCAAAGTGCAGCGGCAGAGATCATTCCGCTACTTGGCACCACCCGCGATGCCTTCACCCGAAAGTTGACCCCACGCCTGTGCGCCCGTGCGCCTGTGGTGTCTGGCGACATCACGGCGGCAAACATGGCGGTAGCGGCAGACGGGGCGGCGTTTTGCCTTGTGGTGTCGGAGCGTGTGGCCAAACGGTTGGCGCGTCCTGCGGTGCAAATCCTGTCCGGCGCAACCGTCGGCGGCGACCCGGTCTTGCCCGGTCTGGCTCCGGTCGCCGCCATTGCCGCATCGCTTGAGGAGGCGCGATTGACAGCAGCCGACCTGACACGTGCCGAGATCATGGAAGCCTTCGCGGTTCAGGCCATCGTCTGTCAACAAGGCGCGGGTCTTGCGCGTGAGATCGTCAACACTGACGGCGGCGCATTGGCGCGCGGTCATCCGGTGGGGGCGTCTGGTGCTATCCTTGCGGTGCGTCTTTATCATCAGTTGACCACGCAAGGGGGGGCGGGATTGGCCGCGATTGCGGCTGCGGGTGGATTGGGCACGGCGGTGGTTTTGCGCTCGGTTTAG
- a CDS encoding nitroreductase family protein: protein MSRAFENLLDSRRSTRAFTPDPVPRGAIERMCRAARRAPSGANLQPGRFHVLTGSALRKLVAALQDAQKKNTPHASEYTYFPTPLPAELKARQRAAGYALYTALGIERRDIEARRAQFSRNYAFFDAPVGIVVTIRRDMGKGCFMDLGMSLMSFLLSAEDQGFGATGIGALANYGPVAHNHLHLPDDEMVVCGIAVGVADETAPENQFRTARATLEEFTSFRGFD from the coding sequence ATGTCCCGTGCATTTGAAAACCTGCTGGATAGCCGCAGATCAACCCGCGCTTTCACCCCCGACCCGGTGCCACGCGGTGCCATTGAACGCATGTGCCGTGCGGCCCGACGCGCGCCCAGCGGGGCCAACCTGCAACCGGGTCGGTTTCATGTGCTGACCGGATCGGCGCTGCGGAAGCTCGTCGCAGCATTGCAAGACGCGCAGAAGAAAAACACGCCACACGCGTCCGAATACACCTATTTCCCGACCCCTTTGCCTGCCGAGTTGAAAGCCCGCCAGCGGGCCGCAGGCTATGCGCTCTATACAGCCCTTGGCATCGAACGACGCGACATCGAGGCGCGGCGCGCGCAGTTTTCCCGCAACTATGCCTTTTTCGATGCCCCCGTCGGCATCGTGGTGACGATCCGGCGCGATATGGGCAAAGGCTGTTTTATGGACCTTGGCATGTCTCTGATGTCGTTTCTGCTGTCTGCCGAGGATCAGGGATTTGGCGCTACCGGAATCGGTGCCCTGGCCAATTATGGCCCGGTTGCGCACAATCATTTGCACCTTCCGGACGACGAAATGGTGGTGTGCGGTATTGCGGTGGGCGTCGCCGATGAAACCGCGCCCGAAAACCAGTTTCGCACCGCGCGCGCCACGCTTGAGGAATTCACGAGTTTTCGCGGCTTCGACTGA